The DNA sequence GCGGGTACGCGCGGGGGTCGGGGTTGGCGTAGACGCCGCTCAGGTCGGCGGTCTGGTCCGGGTTGATCCGCGCGCCGGTCAGCGCGACGCCGACCGCGGCCGCCGTGGGGGCGGTGTAGTAACCAGCCGTGTTGAGCACCTTGGCCGTGGGCAGGGTGAGGTTGAGGGCGTACGAGGCTTCGACGTACGTGATGGCACCGTCGTTGAGCGCCGACTTCACGTACCCGGCCACCCCGTTCGAGCCGGCGAAGGCCTTGAGCCCGCTGCCTGCCGCGACGGGGAACACCATGGTCGGCGCGCACGGCTCGGGCAGTCCGGCCGCGGCGCAGTATTCGCGCCACCGGGCGGGCTGCTGTGCCGCCAGCCAGGAGGTCAGCTGGAGGGTGGTGCCCGACGCGTCCAACCGCACCACCGGGGTGATGGTTTTGGGCGGCAGCGCGATGCCGGGGTTGTCGGCGTGGATCTGCGGGTCGTTCCAGGCGGTGATCCGGCCGGTGAAGATGCCCGCGAGCACGGAGCTGGACAGGCGCAGGTTCGTGACCCGCGTGGTCCCGACCTTGAGGTTGTACGCGAAAACCGTGGCCCCGGCCACGAACGGAACATAGCTGAACGGGCGCGTCGGCGGCTGGTCGCTGACGCCGAAGGCATCCAGGCCGTACGGGACTTCCGACACCGCGAAGTCGACGACACCCGAACGGAATCTGTTGCGCCCGTCGGTCGCACCGGTGTCGGCGTAGTTGACGGTCAGACCGAACTGCCTGACGTTGGCAGCCGATTGGTAGACCAGCGGTGCGGCCCAACTGGAGCCGGCGCCCGAGATCGGCACGTAGGGATCGGCGTACGCGGGCCCCGCAGTCGCCGACGTCACCACCACCACTGCGGCGATGGTCGCGGCGATCCGCCGAGAAATGAAGCTGCGCACCATGGTCACTCCCCCGTACCGTGCCGGCCCACAGCAAAGACCATGCGGCTTTCCGGGCGATCATGGGTGTGTGAACGGCGGGCGAACGTCGTATGTGCTCACACGATGAAGCCCGCTCCGGCAACGGCTGCCGGGGCGGGCTGTACGTCGTCAGGCCGCAGGCCCGGCCGCGGCGGCGACCTGCCGTACGGCGTCGGCAACGGCCAGGAAGTCCTTCATCAGGATCTTGTCGTGGTTGCTCGCGACCTTCGCGCTGATCATGATGTTGGGATTCCGCGCGGTCACCCGGTCGAGGCTGGCGCGGATCCGCTCCTGCTCGTCCCCGCGGCTGCCGAGCGACGCCCCGGAAGCCACCACGTACCGCGTCGGGACGCTGATGCGGTCCAGCACCGGGCCCAGCGCGCTCTCGCGGGCGATCCGGCCGAGCTCGATGTTGCTCTCGGCCTGCTGCGCGGCGCTCATCCGCGGGACGAGACCCGTCGGCCGCAGCGGCCGCGTGAACCACCCGATCCGCTTGAACAGCTTGCGGATGCGCTGCTCCATGGCCTCGTCCAGCCAGTCGTACGGCTGCGCGCCCTCGACCAGCACCGCGCCCAGGGCCCGGTCCGGGTTCCGGCTGGCCCAGTGCGCCGCCACGAACGCCCCGTAGGACCAGCCGACCACCAGCGCCCGCTCGACGTTCCTGGCCGCGAGCACCGCGTCGACGTCGCGCACGGCGGCCTCGAACGAGTAGTCGGCCGAGAGCAGGGACTTCCTGCCCCGCGCCCGCTCGTCGTATGTGATGTGCCGCCAGCCCGGCCCTAATTCGCCGATGACCCGCCGCCAGTATCCCTGGGTGGCGAACTGGCCGTTGAGGTAGACCACGGGGATGCCGGAGCCGCCGGTGTCGGTGGCGGCCAGTGCAGTGTCGTCGACCGGCACCATGCCGGTCCAGGTCGCGTCGGTCGCGGAGAGGCTGTTCTTCGTCATGGTTCGCTCCTGGTCGTGTTCGTGTCCGTACGGAATCGGGCCCCGCGGGCCCCATGGGAGGGGACGGCCGGGCCGCTGACGGGCCCGGCCGGCTGTCCTGCTGCTCAGAGGCTGCAGGCGGTGATGTCGCCGTAGGAGGTGGTGGCGCGGATGTCGAGCCCGACGGTGCCGTCGTTCTTGAGGGTGTTGCTGATGCGGCCGTAGCTGGTGCCGGCGTCCATGGCGGCCGAGACACCGGCGGCCGCGGCCACCGAGATGTCGCCGTACTGGGTGCTCAGGACGACCGGGCCGCGCACGGCCTCGGCGATCCGGATCGCGCCCCGCATGGTGCTGATCTGCGCCGGTCCGGTGAGCCGGCCGACCTCGACGTCGCCGTCGAGCGCGGTGAGGCGCACGCTCGCCGCCTCATCGATCTTGATCTGCCGGTACGCGCCCTCGAAGGCGACGTCGCCGAGGCGGCCGACGCCGCGCAGCTCGGAGGCGGCGGTCTTGGCCTCGACGCGGGAACCGGCGGGCAGCTGGACGGTGACCTCCACCGAGCCGGACGGCCCGAAGAGCTGGTTCTTCGGCTCGGCGCTGCTGATCCGCAGGACTCCGTCGGCGTACGCGACGGTGGTCTGCTCGGCGGCCTTGACGTCGCGGCTCTTGTCCGGGTTGGCCGGGCGGATCTCGACGGTGGTGTCGGCCCGGTCGGCGGCGATGAACTGGATGCGGCCGGCGGTGATGTCCAGGACGGCGGAGATCGGGGCGGGGGTGGCGAACTTCTGCATCACATTCTCCTGTGCTCGTTGTTTCTGACATGAGAAACGCTACGTTGCTTTCCAAAACTAGGCAACACACTCGTTGCACACGTCAGTCATAACCAGAGCTCACAGGCTTGATATTGTTGCAATGGATGAGTTATCAATGCAATAGGAGCTGCGCCCTGCGTTGCAATGGAAGAGAAGTGAACGCTATAGTGGCGAGGCCGTCAGGCAACGCCGCGCGCAACGACCAGGGAGACAGTGATGCCGGGAGGCAGGCTCAGCCAGCAGGAACGCCAGCAGATCGCGGTGGGGCTGGCCGACAGCCTCCCCTACGCCGAGATCGCCCGCCGGCTCGACCGTCCGACCTCGACGATCACCCGCGAGGTGATGCGCAACGGCGGCCCGACGGCATACCGCGCCGACCTGGCGCACCGCGCCACCGAACGCCGCGCCCACCGGCGCCGGCCCGCCTCCGCCCCCGGCTCGGCGGCGGCTCCGCAGCCCCACGGCCGGGACGCGAACGCGATAGCCGAGTACGAGGAGACGCTCACCACCGTCCTCATGGCCTCGGGCCTGTCCAAGATGAGCTCCCGCGTGCTGACGATGCTGTTCACCACCGACGCGGGCAGCCTCACCGCGCCCCAGCTCGCGCAGCGCCTCCAGGTCAGCCCGGCGTCCATCTCCAAGGCGATCGCCTTCCTGGAGAGCCAGAGCCTGGTCCGCCGCGAGCGCGACGACCGCCGCCGCGACCGCTACATCGTCGACGACGAGCTCTTCTTCCAGGCGACGATCGCCAGCGCCCGCGCCAACGACCAGCTCGTGGGTGTCGCGCGCCAGGGCGTGGCCATCCTCGGGGCCGGCACCCCGGCCGCCGCCCGCCTGGAGAACATCGCCCGCTTCCTCGACTTCATCAGCGAGAGCATCACCCGCGCCGCCGAGCAGGCCCGCGAGATCCTCCACACGAGGTCCGAGAGCGCCTGATCCACCCCGGTCCGGCGCGGCCGCATACCGGTCAGGATTCGAGAAGCCCAGGTCACCGCTGTGCGACTAGGGTGATCGCCGTGGACGTCACCAATGTCGTGAACGCCAGGTATGCC is a window from the Catellatospora sp. TT07R-123 genome containing:
- a CDS encoding phosphate ABC transporter substrate-binding protein PstS, whose amino-acid sequence is MVRSFISRRIAATIAAVVVVTSATAGPAYADPYVPISGAGSSWAAPLVYQSAANVRQFGLTVNYADTGATDGRNRFRSGVVDFAVSEVPYGLDAFGVSDQPPTRPFSYVPFVAGATVFAYNLKVGTTRVTNLRLSSSVLAGIFTGRITAWNDPQIHADNPGIALPPKTITPVVRLDASGTTLQLTSWLAAQQPARWREYCAAAGLPEPCAPTMVFPVAAGSGLKAFAGSNGVAGYVKSALNDGAITYVEASYALNLTLPTAKVLNTAGYYTAPTAAAVGVALTGARINPDQTADLSGVYANPDPRAYPLSGYAYLIVPTSTASTFSAEKGHTLTAFAAYGLCAGQGQAEALGYAPLPVNLVRGGFEQLLRIPGGDPAALNLATCANPTFTPDGTDMLLSTAPMPNPCDQQGTACGGLVTGAAEFLQTTVVPGALTITVAGSGVVLPPMALTSDASLLSTAGMLPAVTVSDTRAGNPGWNISGQVGDFSDGAGHVIAGANLGWSPVLVSKQPPQVVVLGAVVVPAAGAAPGAPVPSGVGLAGGATLATAAPLGGNGTTMVGAELTLNAPTSTPPGTYSATLTFTVI
- a CDS encoding helix-turn-helix domain-containing protein — encoded protein: MPGGRLSQQERQQIAVGLADSLPYAEIARRLDRPTSTITREVMRNGGPTAYRADLAHRATERRAHRRRPASAPGSAAAPQPHGRDANAIAEYEETLTTVLMASGLSKMSSRVLTMLFTTDAGSLTAPQLAQRLQVSPASISKAIAFLESQSLVRRERDDRRRDRYIVDDELFFQATIASARANDQLVGVARQGVAILGAGTPAAARLENIARFLDFISESITRAAEQAREILHTRSESA
- a CDS encoding alpha/beta fold hydrolase, producing MTKNSLSATDATWTGMVPVDDTALAATDTGGSGIPVVYLNGQFATQGYWRRVIGELGPGWRHITYDERARGRKSLLSADYSFEAAVRDVDAVLAARNVERALVVGWSYGAFVAAHWASRNPDRALGAVLVEGAQPYDWLDEAMEQRIRKLFKRIGWFTRPLRPTGLVPRMSAAQQAESNIELGRIARESALGPVLDRISVPTRYVVASGASLGSRGDEQERIRASLDRVTARNPNIMISAKVASNHDKILMKDFLAVADAVRQVAAAAGPAA
- a CDS encoding DUF4097 family beta strand repeat-containing protein, with amino-acid sequence MQKFATPAPISAVLDITAGRIQFIAADRADTTVEIRPANPDKSRDVKAAEQTTVAYADGVLRISSAEPKNQLFGPSGSVEVTVQLPAGSRVEAKTAASELRGVGRLGDVAFEGAYRQIKIDEAASVRLTALDGDVEVGRLTGPAQISTMRGAIRIAEAVRGPVVLSTQYGDISVAAAAGVSAAMDAGTSYGRISNTLKNDGTVGLDIRATTSYGDITACSL